In the Chryseobacterium sp. MYb264 genome, one interval contains:
- a CDS encoding RNA polymerase sigma factor, whose product MEVVEKITMPQKEKENIISQTVSKYGGKLMSYIRPKVKNTEDAEDILQEVWYQFSSLTNLSEIVNVGGWLYRVTANKITDKYRKKKTENLEDFVYEDEDGSFSIKDILLLDESAGPEVKMFQDEIWKKLFEALDELPEKQRLVYVENELNDKTLQEIADEQGENIKTIISRKNYAVKHLRNRLRKLYEDLNS is encoded by the coding sequence ATGGAGGTTGTCGAAAAAATAACAATGCCACAGAAGGAGAAAGAAAATATCATCTCACAAACCGTTTCAAAGTACGGAGGAAAGCTGATGTCGTACATTCGCCCGAAAGTGAAAAATACGGAAGATGCGGAAGATATTCTGCAGGAGGTGTGGTATCAGTTCAGTAGTCTTACCAATCTTTCTGAGATTGTGAATGTGGGGGGCTGGCTCTATAGGGTGACGGCGAACAAGATCACCGACAAATACCGGAAAAAGAAAACCGAAAACCTGGAAGATTTCGTGTATGAAGATGAAGACGGAAGCTTTTCCATCAAAGATATTCTGCTGTTGGATGAAAGTGCAGGACCTGAAGTGAAAATGTTTCAGGATGAAATCTGGAAAAAACTTTTTGAAGCATTAGACGAGCTGCCTGAAAAGCAAAGGCTGGTTTATGTGGAAAATGAGCTCAACGATAAAACCCTCCAGGAAATCGCTGATGAGCAGGGCGAAAACATTAAAACGATTATCAGTCGAAAAAACTATGCGGTCAAGCATTTGAGAAACCGATTGAGAAAATTATACGAAGATTTAAATAGTTAA